The Phycisphaerae bacterium region TGTTGTTGCACCAGGTGTAGATAGTGTCTGCGTTCGTATAGGTCACAACGTTCCTTGTATATTCATTGGCTTTCCATTTTGTATCATTTTCGCAAACCGCCCAATTGAAATGGCTGAGTATGAAATTCTTATAGATTGTGTTACTCATCTGCGAACTGCGGATGCAGGTGCCGAACACAAAATGATGATTAACCAGTTCTATTTGCACATTAATGCCGCTGACGGGCTGTCCCAGCGAGTTGACTAACGTAATCTGCGCATTTCTTTTGCGTATGTTTTCGATTCTCGTATTGGCGTCGCTTTTCCAGTCGCCCAAAGCAATCGATGAAATAACAGCCGTTAAAAATAAACATCTGCCTAATTTTTTAATAAACATCCCAGCCTCCTTATGTTTTTTTTAATTTACCAATTCTGTATACAATTTAAACCCTGCGGGTCGTTACACTGCATCCACTGCACTGCAAAATCGCCGAAATCAAGAAAATCAACAGTGCCGTCAATCGGTTCGAAGTCGGCACCTTCACAATTATTGTTTGCAGCGCAATCGTTACTGAGCCAGTAGTCGGACATTATTTCAAGGTCGCCGAAGTTGACGTAGCAGTCGCCGCTAATGTCTGACAATAATGCCAAACCGCCGTTTTGAACATCTGTACAGGTTTGATATGTCGGCAAAACGGCTTTTATAACTATTCCGAGGATTGCCTGTTCAGATGAAGAGGAAAAAGTCGCACTGGGAGTTTCGGGGGCACCAGTTCCTAATTTGTGGCCGGTCACGCCGGTTGCATACCAATAACTGCCAAACTGCTGATCTGTTCCTTCTGTGAAACCGTTGTTTAAAGTGTATGAACCGGCGGCGCCGCCGGTAGCTGCGACAATAACCATATCGCCCTGGTCGGTTGCAAGGGGAGATGTCGTAATAGTTGTCCCGCTTGCAGTATTATTTCCGGCATACGCACCAATAAGAGATGCCTGGTTGACGTTCGAGAAAAACGCGCTTGAATATGAGTAGCTGCCCCATGTGGAAGTCCAGCTTGGACTGAAATTAGTCGCAATTGCGGATGTGATGTACGCATCATGGAGGACAAAAACTGCAACCTGATAACCAAATGAAGAGCCTGCGTCAACTTCAAGAACCTTTGTCATTGGCTTGCCGCCATAACTGACCGAAGTAAGATCTGCGCCGCCCCAGGATAATCCATGCGCTACAAAGACGAGAATACGGTTCTGGCCTGGTTCTTTTGCATGATTTAATCCTGTAGCCCATGAGCCGAGAAGCTCGACATTTGCTCCCGGCGCCATAGTTCTGGCAGATGCGGGGGCTGATAATTCAGTTTCATTCGGAATCAAAGCGTTATCACGGGCCTTGACTCTGAATGTATATAAAGTACTCGGGCTTAAACCGGCTGCTATGTATGTAGTGCTTGCCTGCCAGCCGCTGTTTTTGCTGCTGTCGTTTGTGCATTCGAAATAATATTGCACCGGCATAGAATCATCCGTTGCGATTGTTGCGGTCATAGTGATTGTAGACTGACCGGTTGCCGTCGGCGTAGAACTCCAGGTCATCGGGTTGGGCGTCGGAGGAATATATTCCGGCTCCGGAGGAGTAAGATTCGTTTGAATCTCAAATAATGCGGTAGTTGCTCCCGGCTCCAGTTCGATTGTATATGTTTCGTCGCTCTGGCCTGCTGAGCGGAGTGTTATCTCGTAAGTTCCGTAAAAACCTCTGAAGTCCGCATTTCCATCTATATCGGTAGTGTCGCTATCTTCAGTCGTCCATTCGTCCATCACGGCTTCATATCGAACGCCCTGTGTAGTGAGAGATCCGGTAGAAGTACAAAGGGCTGCGTTGCTGCGCCACATCTGGCCATCCATAAAACCCCAAAACATTATGCCTTCAACATTGGCATGACTGAAGCATATACGCAGGTAGTTCTCGATGTTATCAGCCGATATGGTTGCGTCTGTATGCGAGGCATCGAATTCGGTGGCCCAGATAGGCTTACCAAATACTGCCAGCGGCTGGAGGACGCTATCATAATAACTTTGGGGTTGAAAGCTGGTATTTTCTGCGAGATGCCCCTGGATGCCGTAGCCGTCGATTGTCGCCCCCAGACCAATCAGGGTGGTGGCGCGGTTTACATAATTGACTGATGAATAACCGCCGAAAGAATTGCCGTTGTATTCGTTCATAAACATCCCGCAATCGGGGTCCAGTGCTTTAGCGGCATTGAACATATGAACTATTCCCGCGTTGCCGAGACGACTGGTGAAGAAACTATCGGTAAGCATTTCATTATCGACGTCCCAGTTGTAGAATTTGCCTTTAAAATGGTTTACAGCACTGGTGAGACGTTCATCAACTTCGCTCAGCATTTCGCTGGAGGCCGGATACGTTGCATAAGGCAGGTCCTCAAGCCATTCTGGGAAATTACCGTTAACCTGTTCCCAAAAGAGACAATGGCCTCGCATTTTGATTCCGTTGGTGTTGCACCAATCGTAGATATAGTCCGCCTGTGCATAGGTCTCATTATCACGTGTAGGTTCATTGGAACCCCATTTAGTCTCGTTTTCGCAGACCGCCCAATTGAAGTGGCCGAGAATGAAATCTCTGTAAGCGGCGTTGTTAAGCAATGGTGAATAAGCGATGCAGGTGCCGAATGCGAAGCGATGCTTAATCTGCTTTATCTGCACCGTAATTCCGCCAACCGGCTGACCGAGCGAATTAACAACTGAAATCTCAAGATTTCGTTTGCGTATGTTTTCGATTCTCGTATTAGCGTCGCTTTTCCAGTCGCCAAAAGCAATCGATGAAATAACAACAGTTAAAAATAAACATCTGCCTAAATTTTTAAACATCCCAACTTCCTTATGTTTTTTAAATTTACCAATTACTTATACAATCAGCACCATTTACAGATTTATCGAATCGGCTGGTAAGCTCCAATAAACGGGGTGTCAGTTTCAGACAGGCTGAGAATCCTGCCGATTTCCGATGGAATCTTAGCCGCCGTTTTTGATGCGTCAAAAGCCTGCAGCAATTCATAATTGCCCAGCTCGGAACTCTTGAATAATGGGCCTTTATAATTTACTAAATTTCGACTGTTAGCTGAAAAATCGGGATACATTTTGTTCAAAGCCTGGGGCGAATCGAAAAATGTCTGGCAATTACTGTCAGGGGCAGGACTCCAATAAATCATACGCGGCGAGCCTTCTGCACACTGCACATACGCATTATTATCGAGTTTTTTAATCTGCGGCTTATTCAGGCGCTGGCATAAGGAGGGCATCTGCCAGAAAACCAAAAGAGGTCCCTTATAATTTTCATCCGCAGTAAGCAGGTTATTTACAAATGTGTGGCCATCGCGGTCATTGACATCCGGGCCGGTACTCGGATGCCAGCCGAAATGGTCGCCGACGGCAGTTCTGTCGGTGCGTCCAAAGAATACCGGACTGTTTACTAATGTATTGTTATAAACTTCAACATTTGAACTGTTTAATACTCGAATACCCTGGTCGCAATTTACAAACACGTTTCCGGCACAAATCGCTCCTTTTGAGATTTCGAAAAAGAAGCCGCTATTGCTCGGCCAGAAATGCTCGGTGGTAATCCGTTCCTTAATATTGCCCACACCCTCAATCCAGTTGTCGCAAAACACGCCGTCGACATTGCCGACATCATACCAGATACCATTTGAATTCGGCTGCTCTATAACCAGATTATCGCGGCACGTTACTCGATAGCATTGATTAAAAATTTTAACCGCGGCGGGATAATATCCGGTGATTTTCTCGATATTGTTGCGTCTGAAGATATTCTTTTCCAGCAGGACATCGGACGAGCTTATAATAAAAATTCCTTCTGTGCTGGTGTCGCTCACCAGGCAATTCCGCAGCGTTAATTTATCTCCTCGCAGGTATGCGGCGACGCGGGAACAATAAGAAATGGTGCAATTCTCAATTGTTGTTCCAACCACTTCTTTTCCAAATGTTGACTCATCGGCCAAACCTTCGGGGCTTGTTCCCTGTATTTCCATTGCACGGTAAGCGTATTGAGTAAATATAATGCCGCGAAGTATTAAACCTTTTCGGTCTGATGTTTTGCCGTGGCAATCTTTTGTTATTCGGGTAAGAGCATTGCTAAAAGCGGTGATTTCGACTAATTTGTCTGTGGGGTCGAAATTTATAAAAACCGCGTTGGCGTCGTAATCAACGAAAAAAGAATTTGCATCAAGTTCGCCTTCCCAGCCGGCCGATTGTAAAAATTTACCGTCCACGAATACCATATCGTTATTAAAACGGTGCATTGGAGTTTCTTTGCCGAAACGCTGGCGGATCCACCAGTCAGCGGGCCTGGCGGGAAATAAAGTCGGCCAGGAGGTTTTCCATAATCCGTTTCTCAGATGTTCCCACTGGTTTGCAACGAAGGTTCCTTTTAGAACAGGTTGTTCGTCCTTATAGGGCTGTATGGTAATTCCCTGGTTCAACAGCAAGCCGCCTGTACGATAGGTGCCTCCCCGCATCACGATTGCATCGCCGGTTACTACCCGTTTTAGAGCATCTTCGAGAGTCGTGGGCTGCTCGAGCGTTTCGCCTGACGCATCGGACTTTCCATCTGTCGCCGCATAGTAAATTTTGCCCTCAACTTTGGGTAAATCATAATTTTGCTGAATCGGTCCATAAGGCCCGCCGGAAGGTTGTGCTGCTAAAGGCAGTGAATAAAACACTACGCATAGAATAACGCAGTAAAAATAAGGATTGCCTCGCTTCATTTTTTTCTTTCAAATCTCGACAAGGTTGTTTTGCCTTGCCTCTATTCCATTTTGTCTGTTTATTTATTTTTGCCTTTACCAGTTTGCTGTGCAGTTCAAATCGACAGGGCTGTTGCACTGCATCCACTGCTCGGCGAAATCGCTGAAATCGAGGAAGTCAACCCTGCCGTCTATCGGCTCAAAATCAGCGCCATCACAATTATTGTTTGCGGCACAATCGGTACTCAGCCAATAATTGGACATAGTTTGCAGATCTTCAAAATTAACGTAACAGTCGCCGTTAAGGTCTGACAAGAGCTTATATCCGCCGGCCTGGACATCCGCGCAATTTTGATAATCTGGTACAGATGAGGTTTGGCTTGAGTAGTCTGACTCATTGTCATGAGTATCAACTGCTGTTACGACATAATAATAGATAATTCCATTGGTAACTGTATTGTCAATATAATCCGAGCTGCTTAGCAGAGAACTGTTCAGCTTGTTGTAGCCGCTGCCCGAAGTTGTCGAGCGATATACATTATAGCCTGCCATGTCCGGCTCCGGGTTGTTATTCCAGTCGAGTAAAATTGTTCCATTGCCTGCTGTTGCTGATAAACCTGTCGGCGACGCAGGAGGTGTCGTGTCGCTGTTCGCCAGGACGGCCATTTCCAGATAGTTGATATGCATTACCTGGGCAGATGTAGTTTCATACACTCCCCAGACTATTTTGCCTGTCCCGTCAATATAATCAGTGATACTGGAAGTAATGGAGCGGGTCATCGATGCGTATGTGCTTGGCGAAATACTCTGGTCGGTGCCGACCTGCACCCACGAAGCGCTTTGTATCCAGTCGGCTCCTGCTTTCATAACATATATTCTGTGAGTCACGGTGCTGGTGTCGTCTGTATAGCCGTCGAAGGTCAGATTAATCTGTGTGATATCGGCGGGAAGTTCATTGATTTTCATTTCTATCCAGAGAAATATCTTGTCGCCTGAGTCGGGGTTGACAGTTTCCCACTCTGTTGTATCGTCAGTGGAAATATTGGTATACTGTGAGTCAGTCGCCTCTGCCATCGTGTTTCTGTTTGCGGAACTTCCTGCAAACGGGAATAAATCCACATCACAGGCGTAAGCGTTATAATTCGTGTTTGCCGCGGTTATACCCGCAAAGCTGTAAATGGTTGATGCGTTCGGCATCGCTGATATTTCGCTTACATAGCCTGATTCATTTGAGAATATATCTTCCGCTGTTACGACATAATAATAGGTTATTCCATTTGTGACGGGACTGTCGATGTAATCCGAGCTGCTCATTAGAGAACTGTTCAGCTTGCTGTAGCCGCTGCCCGAAGTTGTCGAACGATATACATTATAACCGCCCAAGTCGCTTTCACTGTTGTCGTTCCAGTTCAGCAAAACTGTTCCATCGCCTGCCGTTGCCGTCAGGCCCGCAGGTGCTGCCGGAGGTGTTGTATCGGTTGGCATGGCCGAAGCCTGGCTTGAATTACCGGATTCGTTAGCTGAAGTATCTGCCGCCGTGACGACATAGTAATAAGTTACATAGGGAGTGACAGCGTTATCGGTATAATTCGAACTGCTCAAAAGCGAGCTGTTTATTTTGCTGTAGCCGCTGCCTGATGTTGTGGAACGATATACGTTGTAGCCTGCCAGGTCTATTTCAGTATTGTCGTTCCAGTTAAGCGTTACCATAGATTCGCCGCCCGTTGCCGAAAGTCCCGTAGGTGCTGCCGGAGGTGTCGTGTCCACTGTGCCGGAGGAAAGCGACAGAGTCGTAATGGAACTTGCCGGCAGTGTCAGAGGGCCGGCAGGATTAAAAGTGCCGATGTTGATGCAATTTTGTGTCGAACTTGACCGGTAAACATTACCGTCCTCTATGGTAAATCCCGTGAAGGAAAGATTGATGTTAATGGAACTGGTGGAAGTATTAATTATAACCACGCTTAATTGGCTGTTATCGGGGCTGATGAAGGCAGACATTCTCACATTCGATGTGCTGGTGCCGGTATCTACACGCTGCCAGATGGGGTCGGTAAAGTATGAATAATGTTTAAATGCATAATAAACAGGATTAATTGTATAGTTAGGGGTTGTAAGGCTTATAAGCCCGGAGGGCGAGGCCCAGAATAAATCCCAATATAGATAAGCGGAAACATTTTCAACTGTTAAACAGTTGTTCATCAAAATCGCAAGATTCATCGCGTTTGTCCATGTTGTAGTAGTACCGCCGGAAAATTCAGTTTGGAAAATGGGTTTATCACCGTACTGATTTTTAAATGTGGCCATTGCTGAAACAAGTTGGTCGGGTGTATCGGCACTGCCGTCATAAAGATGATGTGCATAGCCGTAAGTATTAGACATATCCGTAGAATTAAATGCATTTAAATAAGCCGCCGTACCGCCTAAACTGGCGCTTTCAGGTGCGAGAAGCTTTGGCCGATCAGGCATTGTATTAAGATTGGCATACAAAGCGGCAAATCCCTGTTTATAACCGGCATAAGTTGAATTTTCTGTCGGGTCCCACAGGCAGGTGGCCCAGTCTGCCGACCATTGCGGTTCGTTTTGCATATTTAAATAGTATGTATTAACGCCGGCATTTGACCACGCGGTTAAACTGTCTCTCCACCATTGTGCGAATTCGGCATACTTGTAATTACCATAAGCGTCTTTGATTAAAGTTCCGCCATTTTCATAATCGTTATTACTTTTAAGATACGCAGGCGGCCCCCAGGAAGAATTCATGACTCTTATGGGATGGCCTAAAGATGTCGCGGCAGCCTGAATTATTGTGGCTGAACGTGTAATATAACCATTATCTACATCGTAAGTATTGCGAACCCTATATATATCGAGGCCTAAATCGCGAAACATTGTATTATAAAGGTTCGTCCTTGTGGGTTCTGTATAATTCAAAACGGTTCCTTCGTACCAGGCGCCGGCGGCGCCGAAACCTTCCAAAACCTGATGGCGAACAGTTGTATTTATGCTGCCCGTCGCATTTGGATCTGGCAGGCCTACCTCCGGACCATAAACACTGGCATCATCAACGTAAATATCTATTCCTGAATCCGGCCCTTCAACGTATGCAAGTAATGCTGTGAGTGTTCCGGTTACATTCAAGGTGTAACTGCCGGAGATATAAACCCAGCCGCTGCTGCTTGCGGTACCTGAAGCGGCCCATGCATAAGTGGTACCATTGTCATCTGTTTTTGCAAAAGATATATGTAAAGTAGAACTGGCAGAACTGCTGGTTCTGACCCAGCCGGAAACTGTATAAGTTTGACCTACTACCATTTTGCCGAGCACGTTTTGCTGTATTCCATTCCATGTTGCGGTTCTATTATAAGCTCGTCCGCAGTAAGTACCGCTATGGGGAGTAGGTGAGGTAACGGCACTGATTGAACCGCCTCGGGCTGCCCAACCGGTTGTGCCGCTTTCAAAACCGGGATTAGTGAGAATATTTACATTTACCCCTTTAAGGCAATTAGATAAGATGAGAATTGCTATAAGAGAAGTTAGTATTCGAGCGCATCCGATGCCGGCTGTTTTTTTCTCGTTTCTCAATTCCATCCTTCCTATAATTGTCAAAAATGACACTGTAAGTCGGTTAACGCACTCGCTAAACTCCTTTTTATAGCAGTAAACGATTACTAAACCTATTATATAATAGCTTATTCCGTATCGCTGCGTCAAGTATATTTGTTAAATTATTCCAAAAACAGGACACCTTCTATCTGTATTAATGGGCTTATAGTGGACTAAAAAATAGGTTTTTGTGAAAAAATAAAAAAAATGCACAAAAATATGTAAAAATACATAAAAAATCTTGACGTATTGGGGCAATGATGATAATTTATATAAGTAAACGTTTACTTGTTTTTTAAGTTGTTCGTAAACGTTGAATTCAGCATTTGTAATGGAGAGAAGCGTGCCTGAAGCTAATTCAGTACCGACGGTGAAAAAAGTTGCTGCTCATTGCGGAGTCAGTGAGGCTACCGTCAGCAGAGTTTTGAATGGTAATTACAAGAACGGCTTTTCTGTCAGAAAAGAAGTTCGTCAGCGGATTACCGAAGTGGCTGATGCGTTAGGATATCGGCCCAATCTTGCAGCCAAGAATCTTGTCCGGCGTCAAACTAAAATGGCAGCAATTCTCGGCTGCGATACTGTTTTAGGCTGGCCCGGCAACATATATCAGACAATTATCAATGCATCTGTTCGTGCCCTTCATATTCGCGGTTATGATGTTTGTATTACTGTACCGAATTTAGAGAAGAGTAATACGGAATTGCCGTCATGGAGAGTGGACGGGGCAATTGTGATGCAGGAATGTTCACGTCAGACCATCGAGGCCATGGAGAAGACCGGCTTGGCGTATGTGGTTATTAACGGCCCCTGTGGTCCGAGCGGCTCGTCTGTTATTCCAGATGATATTGATGCTACCCGCCGTGCGATTAGTCACCTGATGGATCTCGGCCATCGCCGCATAGCTTATGCAGGGCCGACATCGAGCCACAAGGAACACAGAAGTATTAAAGACCGTCATGATACATATCTTTCATGTTTGACAGGACATGGCCTTGAACCAATTACCGGTCATGACACTGTTTTTCGTTCAGCACCCGCTTTTCTCGCTTCTGCCGTGTTAAAACATCAGGCAACGGCCATTCTCGCGTATGACCACGTGGAAGCGTTAAAGATTCTGCATGGCGCACATATGCTTGATATACAGATTCCCAAACAAGTCAGTCTGATTTGCTTTAATGATGAGTATCTATGCGATGTTGTTACGCCGGCGCTCACCACTATTGGTGTGCCGCTGCGGCAAATCGGCCGAATAGC contains the following coding sequences:
- a CDS encoding endo-1,4-beta-xylanase, coding for MFKNLGRCLFLTVVISSIAFGDWKSDANTRIENIRKRNLEISVVNSLGQPVGGITVQIKQIKHRFAFGTCIAYSPLLNNAAYRDFILGHFNWAVCENETKWGSNEPTRDNETYAQADYIYDWCNTNGIKMRGHCLFWEQVNGNFPEWLEDLPYATYPASSEMLSEVDERLTSAVNHFKGKFYNWDVDNEMLTDSFFTSRLGNAGIVHMFNAAKALDPDCGMFMNEYNGNSFGGYSSVNYVNRATTLIGLGATIDGYGIQGHLAENTSFQPQSYYDSVLQPLAVFGKPIWATEFDASHTDATISADNIENYLRICFSHANVEGIMFWGFMDGQMWRSNAALCTSTGSLTTQGVRYEAVMDEWTTEDSDTTDIDGNADFRGFYGTYEITLRSAGQSDETYTIELEPGATTALFEIQTNLTPPEPEYIPPTPNPMTWSSTPTATGQSTITMTATIATDDSMPVQYYFECTNDSSKNSGWQASTTYIAAGLSPSTLYTFRVKARDNALIPNETELSAPASARTMAPGANVELLGSWATGLNHAKEPGQNRILVFVAHGLSWGGADLTSVSYGGKPMTKVLEVDAGSSFGYQVAVFVLHDAYITSAIATNFSPSWTSTWGSYSYSSAFFSNVNQASLIGAYAGNNTASGTTITTSPLATDQGDMVIVAATGGAAGSYTLNNGFTEGTDQQFGSYWYATGVTGHKLGTGAPETPSATFSSSSEQAILGIVIKAVLPTYQTCTDVQNGGLALLSDISGDCYVNFGDLEIMSDYWLSNDCAANNNCEGADFEPIDGTVDFLDFGDFAVQWMQCNDPQGLNCIQNW
- a CDS encoding right-handed parallel beta-helix repeat-containing protein — protein: MKRGNPYFYCVILCVVFYSLPLAAQPSGGPYGPIQQNYDLPKVEGKIYYAATDGKSDASGETLEQPTTLEDALKRVVTGDAIVMRGGTYRTGGLLLNQGITIQPYKDEQPVLKGTFVANQWEHLRNGLWKTSWPTLFPARPADWWIRQRFGKETPMHRFNNDMVFVDGKFLQSAGWEGELDANSFFVDYDANAVFINFDPTDKLVEITAFSNALTRITKDCHGKTSDRKGLILRGIIFTQYAYRAMEIQGTSPEGLADESTFGKEVVGTTIENCTISYCSRVAAYLRGDKLTLRNCLVSDTSTEGIFIISSSDVLLEKNIFRRNNIEKITGYYPAAVKIFNQCYRVTCRDNLVIEQPNSNGIWYDVGNVDGVFCDNWIEGVGNIKERITTEHFWPSNSGFFFEISKGAICAGNVFVNCDQGIRVLNSSNVEVYNNTLVNSPVFFGRTDRTAVGDHFGWHPSTGPDVNDRDGHTFVNNLLTADENYKGPLLVFWQMPSLCQRLNKPQIKKLDNNAYVQCAEGSPRMIYWSPAPDSNCQTFFDSPQALNKMYPDFSANSRNLVNYKGPLFKSSELGNYELLQAFDASKTAAKIPSEIGRILSLSETDTPFIGAYQPIR
- a CDS encoding carbohydrate binding domain-containing protein — its product is MELRNEKKTAGIGCARILTSLIAILILSNCLKGVNVNILTNPGFESGTTGWAARGGSISAVTSPTPHSGTYCGRAYNRTATWNGIQQNVLGKMVVGQTYTVSGWVRTSSSASSTLHISFAKTDDNGTTYAWAASGTASSSGWVYISGSYTLNVTGTLTALLAYVEGPDSGIDIYVDDASVYGPEVGLPDPNATGSINTTVRHQVLEGFGAAGAWYEGTVLNYTEPTRTNLYNTMFRDLGLDIYRVRNTYDVDNGYITRSATIIQAAATSLGHPIRVMNSSWGPPAYLKSNNDYENGGTLIKDAYGNYKYAEFAQWWRDSLTAWSNAGVNTYYLNMQNEPQWSADWATCLWDPTENSTYAGYKQGFAALYANLNTMPDRPKLLAPESASLGGTAAYLNAFNSTDMSNTYGYAHHLYDGSADTPDQLVSAMATFKNQYGDKPIFQTEFSGGTTTTWTNAMNLAILMNNCLTVENVSAYLYWDLFWASPSGLISLTTPNYTINPVYYAFKHYSYFTDPIWQRVDTGTSTSNVRMSAFISPDNSQLSVVIINTSTSSININLSFTGFTIEDGNVYRSSSTQNCINIGTFNPAGPLTLPASSITTLSLSSGTVDTTPPAAPTGLSATGGESMVTLNWNDNTEIDLAGYNVYRSTTSGSGYSKINSSLLSSSNYTDNAVTPYVTYYYVVTAADTSANESGNSSQASAMPTDTTPPAAPAGLTATAGDGTVLLNWNDNSESDLGGYNVYRSTTSGSGYSKLNSSLMSSSDYIDSPVTNGITYYYVVTAEDIFSNESGYVSEISAMPNASTIYSFAGITAANTNYNAYACDVDLFPFAGSSANRNTMAEATDSQYTNISTDDTTEWETVNPDSGDKIFLWIEMKINELPADITQINLTFDGYTDDTSTVTHRIYVMKAGADWIQSASWVQVGTDQSISPSTYASMTRSITSSITDYIDGTGKIVWGVYETTSAQVMHINYLEMAVLANSDTTPPASPTGLSATAGNGTILLDWNNNPEPDMAGYNVYRSTTSGSGYNKLNSSLLSSSDYIDNTVTNGIIYYYVVTAVDTHDNESDYSSQTSSVPDYQNCADVQAGGYKLLSDLNGDCYVNFEDLQTMSNYWLSTDCAANNNCDGADFEPIDGRVDFLDFSDFAEQWMQCNSPVDLNCTANW
- a CDS encoding LacI family DNA-binding transcriptional regulator; its protein translation is MPEANSVPTVKKVAAHCGVSEATVSRVLNGNYKNGFSVRKEVRQRITEVADALGYRPNLAAKNLVRRQTKMAAILGCDTVLGWPGNIYQTIINASVRALHIRGYDVCITVPNLEKSNTELPSWRVDGAIVMQECSRQTIEAMEKTGLAYVVINGPCGPSGSSVIPDDIDATRRAISHLMDLGHRRIAYAGPTSSHKEHRSIKDRHDTYLSCLTGHGLEPITGHDTVFRSAPAFLASAVLKHQATAILAYDHVEALKILHGAHMLDIQIPKQVSLICFNDEYLCDVVTPALTTIGVPLRQIGRIAAQTLLKQIESPEDYSPECIKLSQDLIIRASTAPPLKK